From a region of the Tenggerimyces flavus genome:
- a CDS encoding DEAD/DEAH box helicase, whose amino-acid sequence MDSPASGSETAAVSSAFDRFDPRVQKWIWDQGWQSLRSAQEHAAEPIMAGDRDVIVAAATASGKTEAAWLPICSVLATAPPETGVKALYLSPLKALINDQHSRLDQLCEYLELPVHRWHGDVAGSQKKLVLRKPDGLLLITPESLESLFVNQGEKMGKLFGGLRYVVIDELHSFIGTERGAQLRSLLHRLELATRHQVPRIALSATLGDFAAAAEYLRPGAGEDVVVIDAAEERAELRLQLRGYIAADPIKAAADPTGELVDWAKGAIVDHLFATLRGTDNLVFTNARGLVETYTDLLARRCADANLPNEFLPHHGNLSKEVREHVEERLKASDTPTTAICTSTLEMGIDIGSADSVAQIGAPLGVSVLRQRLGRSGRRGQPAVLRLYVSENQLDERTPPADAVRAELMQTIAMVDLLLERWYEPPDLKKLQLSTLLQQVLSVIAQRGGADAASMFDALCARGPFRNVDQPMFVALLRVMGQAELVAQAGDGLLLHGQAGERLVNHYSFYTAFTTDEEYRLVSRGRTLGSLPVDYPVSVGSLLIFSGRRWRVLSVETEQKIIDLEPARGGKPPSFPGVGAEVADEVRRRMRQWYESDDVPPYLDKIAQRLLDEGRSSYKRLLLAQQPIVSWGRDTVLMPWRGDKIMNTLAVVLRQHHLEVGQDGVALTVRRTNAFGLWELIRDLAVDRQPAPLVLAETVANKASEKHDRFLTEELLIASYAARSLDVPGAWSALAELATAPRPESEAE is encoded by the coding sequence ATGGACTCGCCAGCTTCCGGCTCTGAGACCGCGGCGGTCTCGTCGGCGTTCGACCGGTTCGACCCGCGCGTCCAGAAGTGGATCTGGGACCAGGGCTGGCAGTCGCTGCGGAGCGCGCAGGAGCACGCAGCGGAGCCGATCATGGCGGGGGATCGGGACGTGATCGTCGCCGCCGCCACCGCGAGCGGCAAGACCGAAGCCGCTTGGCTGCCGATCTGTTCGGTGCTCGCGACCGCCCCACCCGAGACCGGCGTCAAGGCCCTCTACCTCAGCCCGCTCAAGGCCCTGATCAACGACCAGCACTCCCGCCTCGACCAACTCTGCGAGTACCTCGAGCTGCCCGTGCACCGCTGGCACGGCGACGTCGCGGGCTCGCAGAAGAAGCTCGTCCTCCGCAAGCCCGATGGCTTGCTGCTGATCACGCCGGAGTCGCTCGAGTCGCTTTTCGTCAACCAGGGCGAGAAGATGGGCAAGCTCTTCGGCGGGCTGCGGTACGTGGTGATCGACGAGCTGCACTCGTTCATCGGCACCGAACGAGGCGCCCAGCTCCGTTCGCTGCTGCACCGGCTCGAGCTCGCCACCCGCCACCAGGTCCCGCGGATCGCGCTGTCCGCGACGCTCGGCGACTTCGCCGCCGCGGCCGAGTACCTCCGACCGGGCGCCGGGGAGGACGTCGTCGTCATCGACGCCGCGGAGGAACGAGCCGAGCTGCGGCTCCAGCTGCGCGGCTACATCGCCGCCGATCCGATCAAGGCCGCTGCCGACCCGACCGGCGAGCTCGTCGACTGGGCGAAGGGCGCGATCGTCGACCACCTGTTCGCGACGTTGCGCGGCACCGACAACCTCGTCTTCACCAACGCCCGCGGCCTGGTCGAGACCTACACCGACCTGCTCGCGCGGCGGTGCGCCGACGCGAACCTGCCGAACGAGTTCCTCCCGCACCACGGCAACCTCTCCAAGGAGGTCCGCGAGCACGTCGAGGAGAGGCTGAAGGCGTCCGACACTCCGACGACCGCGATCTGCACGTCCACGTTGGAGATGGGCATCGACATCGGCTCGGCCGACTCCGTCGCCCAGATCGGCGCCCCGCTCGGCGTCTCCGTCCTCCGCCAACGACTCGGAAGGTCCGGTCGGCGCGGGCAGCCGGCCGTGCTCCGCTTGTACGTCAGCGAGAACCAGCTCGACGAACGCACCCCGCCCGCCGACGCCGTGCGCGCCGAGCTGATGCAGACGATCGCGATGGTCGATCTGCTGCTCGAACGCTGGTACGAGCCACCCGACCTGAAGAAGCTGCAGCTGTCGACGCTGCTCCAGCAGGTCCTCTCCGTCATCGCCCAGCGCGGCGGCGCCGACGCCGCGTCGATGTTCGACGCGCTGTGCGCGCGGGGACCGTTCCGGAACGTCGACCAGCCGATGTTCGTCGCGCTGCTCCGGGTGATGGGCCAGGCCGAGCTGGTCGCCCAGGCCGGCGACGGACTGCTGCTGCACGGCCAGGCAGGGGAGCGGCTGGTCAACCACTACAGCTTCTACACCGCGTTCACGACCGACGAGGAGTACAGGCTGGTCTCGCGCGGCCGCACGCTCGGCTCACTGCCGGTCGACTACCCGGTCTCGGTCGGCAGCCTGCTGATCTTCAGCGGTCGGCGCTGGCGGGTGCTCTCGGTCGAGACCGAGCAGAAGATCATCGACCTCGAGCCCGCGCGCGGTGGCAAGCCGCCGTCGTTCCCCGGCGTGGGCGCCGAGGTCGCCGACGAGGTCAGGCGGCGGATGCGCCAGTGGTACGAGAGCGACGACGTCCCGCCCTACCTCGACAAGATCGCCCAACGACTGTTGGACGAAGGTCGGTCGTCGTACAAGCGGCTGCTGTTGGCCCAGCAGCCGATCGTGTCCTGGGGACGTGACACCGTGCTGATGCCCTGGCGCGGCGACAAGATCATGAACACCCTCGCGGTCGTGCTCCGCCAGCACCACCTCGAGGTCGGTCAGGACGGTGTGGCGCTGACCGTCCGCCGCACCAACGCGTTCGGACTGTGGGAGCTGATCCGCGACCTCGCCGTCGACCGGCAGCCCGCCCCGCTCGTGCTCGCCGAGACCGTGGCGAACAAGGCGTCGGAGAAGCACGACCGGTTCCTCACCGAGGAGCTGCTGATCGCGTCGTACGCCGCCCGCAGCCTCGACGTGCCCGGTGCCTGGTCCGCGCTCGCCGAACTCGCCACCGCGCCGCGGCCGGAGTCAGAGGCGGAATGA
- a CDS encoding DUF397 domain-containing protein, with product MNIDLSQAEWHKSAKSTATGGCVEVADLGAHVAVRDSKNPTGPALVFTPHEWDCFLDGARKGEFDQV from the coding sequence ATGAACATCGACCTGTCCCAGGCCGAGTGGCACAAGTCGGCCAAGTCGACCGCCACCGGCGGCTGCGTTGAGGTTGCGGACCTCGGTGCTCATGTCGCGGTGCGCGACTCGAAGAACCCCACCGGTCCCGCGCTGGTCTTCACCCCCCATGAGTGGGACTGCTTCCTGGACGGCGCTCGCAAGGGCGAGTTCGACCAGGTCTGA
- a CDS encoding helix-turn-helix domain-containing protein: protein MPRVSGPTISRWRLGEELRNLRQEAGLTFAVVAEDLGCSESKIRKIESGDVGVGKAEFERLLELYKVEPDDDLRHALADLQKLGK, encoded by the coding sequence ATGCCCAGAGTGAGTGGGCCGACCATCTCGCGATGGCGACTGGGTGAAGAGCTCAGGAACCTGCGCCAGGAGGCCGGACTCACGTTCGCCGTGGTCGCTGAGGACCTCGGATGTTCCGAGTCGAAGATTCGGAAGATCGAGTCCGGCGACGTCGGCGTCGGCAAGGCCGAGTTCGAGCGCCTGCTCGAGCTCTACAAGGTCGAGCCCGACGACGATCTCCGGCACGCTCTCGCGGACCTGCAGAAGCTTGGTAAGTAA
- a CDS encoding ATP-binding protein, with protein MTATQETARIRPRDRDTLVQALRTGVVPRTGQQHIQVGRAAEVKALVADIARIDDGGSTARFVIGEFGSGKTFFLHLVRSIALQQKLVTVHADLSPDRRLHATGGQARSLYTELMRAMATRAKPDGGAMAAVVERFVTSALTEARERDEQPETVIRERLAELTELTGGYDFAEVVASYWRGHDTGDEQLRDDAVRWLRGEYSTRTDARKALGVRTIVDDSNFYDQLKLLARFIRLAGYGGLLVCLDEMVNLYKLANTQARNANYEQLLRIVNDSLQGTGGGIGFVFGGTPDFLQDTRRGLFSYPALQSRLAENTFATGGLVDLTGPVVRLANLTPEDMYVLLGKLRHVFASGDPAAYLVPDDGLESYMRHCAERIGDAYFRTPRNTIKGFLDLLAVLEQNPGSDWKQLVGTVELAPEVDTELAPLPGADATAADDDDDGLASFRL; from the coding sequence GTGACCGCGACCCAAGAGACCGCCCGCATCCGGCCGCGCGACCGCGACACGCTCGTGCAGGCGCTCCGCACCGGCGTTGTGCCCCGGACCGGCCAGCAACACATCCAGGTCGGGCGCGCCGCCGAGGTCAAGGCGCTCGTCGCCGACATCGCCCGCATCGACGATGGCGGCTCGACCGCCCGGTTCGTGATCGGCGAGTTCGGCTCGGGCAAGACGTTCTTCCTGCACCTCGTGCGCTCGATCGCCCTGCAGCAGAAGCTCGTCACCGTGCACGCCGACCTGTCGCCGGACCGACGGCTGCACGCGACGGGCGGCCAGGCGCGCAGCCTCTACACCGAGCTGATGCGCGCCATGGCGACCAGGGCCAAGCCGGACGGCGGCGCGATGGCCGCCGTCGTCGAACGGTTCGTCACCTCCGCGCTGACCGAAGCACGCGAACGCGACGAGCAGCCCGAGACCGTCATCCGCGAACGGCTCGCCGAGCTCACCGAACTGACCGGCGGCTACGACTTCGCCGAGGTCGTCGCCTCGTACTGGCGCGGCCACGACACCGGCGACGAGCAGCTCCGCGACGACGCTGTGCGCTGGCTGCGTGGCGAGTACTCGACCCGAACGGACGCGCGCAAGGCCCTCGGCGTCCGGACGATCGTCGACGACAGCAACTTCTACGACCAACTCAAGCTGCTCGCGAGGTTCATCCGACTGGCCGGGTACGGCGGCCTGCTGGTCTGCCTCGACGAGATGGTCAACCTCTACAAGCTGGCGAACACCCAAGCCCGCAACGCGAACTACGAGCAGCTGCTGCGCATCGTCAACGACAGCCTGCAGGGCACGGGAGGCGGGATCGGGTTCGTGTTCGGCGGCACCCCGGACTTCCTGCAGGACACCCGCCGCGGCCTGTTCAGCTACCCGGCGCTGCAGTCGCGGCTGGCCGAGAACACGTTCGCCACCGGCGGGCTCGTCGACCTCACCGGCCCGGTCGTGCGGCTGGCCAACCTCACGCCCGAGGACATGTACGTGCTGCTGGGCAAGCTCCGGCACGTCTTCGCGAGCGGCGACCCCGCGGCCTACCTGGTGCCGGACGACGGGCTGGAGTCGTACATGCGGCACTGTGCCGAGCGCATCGGCGACGCGTACTTCCGCACGCCCCGCAACACGATCAAGGGATTCCTCGACCTGCTCGCCGTGCTCGAGCAGAATCCGGGCAGCGACTGGAAGCAGCTCGTCGGCACGGTCGAGCTCGCCCCCGAGGTCGACACCGAGCTGGCGCCGCTGCCGGGCGCCGACGCAACCGCAGCCGATGATGACGACGATGGACTCGCCAGCTTCCGGCTCTGA
- a CDS encoding DUF5753 domain-containing protein yields the protein MPSHWANYLALESEATSLRIFEPMIVHGLLQTDEYASALDEAITGGTPAEMERFLRIRTDRKKHVWESNDPPRIWVILDEASLRRMVGGPDVMRAQLYHLLKMKELCTLQVVPFQAGAHPGALGAFTIFDFDEEQHSPVVYVEGQAGNLYLERSSDLDRCNLAYSYLTASALSPAETTGLISAIIREMAAHEERQG from the coding sequence GTGCCGTCGCACTGGGCCAACTACCTCGCCCTGGAATCCGAGGCGACGTCGTTGCGCATATTCGAACCGATGATCGTGCACGGCCTGCTGCAGACGGACGAGTACGCGTCAGCACTGGACGAGGCGATCACCGGCGGCACGCCGGCCGAGATGGAGCGCTTCCTGCGGATCCGGACCGACCGGAAGAAGCACGTATGGGAAAGCAACGACCCGCCCCGCATCTGGGTGATCCTCGACGAGGCGAGTCTCCGGCGGATGGTGGGTGGGCCTGATGTCATGCGTGCCCAGCTGTACCACCTCCTCAAAATGAAAGAGCTCTGCACGCTGCAGGTCGTCCCGTTCCAAGCAGGCGCGCACCCTGGCGCTCTTGGTGCGTTCACGATCTTCGACTTCGACGAGGAACAGCACTCGCCCGTGGTGTACGTCGAAGGTCAAGCGGGAAACCTTTACCTGGAGCGCAGTTCCGATTTGGACCGATGTAACCTCGCTTATAGCTATTTGACCGCGAGTGCACTAAGTCCTGCGGAAACAACCGGATTGATCTCCGCCATCATCAGAGAGATGGCGGCCCATGAAGAGAGGCAAGGATGA
- a CDS encoding serine protein kinase RIO, with amino-acid sequence MRKRDLNHLIENENHQTDLEALYERFDDADLRTEARTRAFRDEDEKSPNSRGRLTEEGVAQLFRERETEEIDDGPPYGYRWTTWDDPDAQRGPEPYPDWLITHLGAVDEQHGILKTGKEADVFLIERSVPDTDDGILLASKRYRSGDHRMFHRDAGYLEGRRSRKSRERRAVANRSAFGRNLIAQQWAIAEFDVLGELWNAGAPVPYPVQRIGTELLMEFLGDREGGAAPRLAQLRPEPDELAELWRQLVEAMALMGRLGYTHGDLSAFNLLVHNGTLMLIDLPQVVDVIANPQGHTFLERDASNISHWFQARGMAHDLADPMMLIDLVRTEAGI; translated from the coding sequence GTGCGCAAGCGCGACCTCAATCATCTGATCGAGAACGAGAACCACCAGACCGACCTCGAAGCGCTGTACGAGCGCTTCGACGACGCTGACCTGCGGACCGAGGCGCGGACGCGTGCGTTCCGCGACGAGGACGAGAAGAGTCCGAACTCCCGGGGCCGCCTCACCGAAGAAGGCGTCGCCCAGCTGTTCCGCGAACGCGAGACCGAAGAGATCGACGACGGTCCGCCGTACGGCTACCGCTGGACGACCTGGGACGATCCGGACGCACAGCGCGGCCCCGAGCCGTATCCGGACTGGCTGATCACCCACCTCGGTGCCGTCGACGAACAGCACGGCATCCTCAAGACCGGCAAGGAAGCCGACGTCTTCCTGATCGAACGCTCCGTGCCGGACACCGACGACGGAATCCTGCTCGCGTCGAAGCGCTACCGCAGCGGTGACCACCGGATGTTCCACCGCGACGCCGGGTACCTCGAGGGCCGCCGGTCGCGGAAGTCGCGCGAACGTCGGGCGGTCGCCAACCGCAGCGCGTTCGGCCGCAACCTGATCGCCCAGCAGTGGGCGATCGCCGAGTTCGACGTGCTCGGCGAGCTGTGGAACGCGGGCGCTCCCGTGCCGTACCCGGTGCAACGGATCGGCACCGAGCTGCTGATGGAGTTCCTCGGCGACCGCGAGGGCGGCGCGGCTCCACGGCTTGCTCAGCTCCGGCCAGAACCGGACGAACTGGCCGAACTCTGGCGTCAGCTCGTCGAGGCGATGGCGCTGATGGGCCGGCTCGGCTACACCCACGGCGACCTTTCGGCGTTCAACCTGCTCGTGCACAACGGCACGTTGATGCTGATCGACCTGCCCCAGGTGGTCGACGTCATCGCCAACCCGCAGGGACATACGTTCCTGGAACGGGACGCGTCGAACATCTCGCACTGGTTCCAGGCCCGCGGGATGGCGCACGACCTGGCCGATCCGATGATGCTGATCGACCTGGTGCGTACGGAGGCCGGCATCTAG
- a CDS encoding mandelate racemase/muconate lactonizing enzyme family protein, with amino-acid sequence MAALKITEVERIVVNVPFTPRAHEWNALLVWNWSVVEVIRVHTDAGITGWGETLPHYGWGNVTDEAVARVKGGNPADFLADDSLGPGLQMAIYDLVGKANGVPASALIGRRVREWCPIAWWNTKMPPEVLAEEARDAVAAGYTFHKFKVRPWIDVYEQVAQVSAATPPEYRLDVDWNSMLLSVGEATPVLRELDTMEKIAIYETPIPHPDIEGYRQLREKVARPLAVHVKGHPLVPVLKNETTDGFVMDVGVQAMIRYNAISAEFGKNYWIQLVGTGITTAMVAQLGSVMSHARWPAVTVMNNYSDDLLVDPLTIRDGYVKAPDAPGLGVEVDEEALERLRMEPPYELPGRRHLLTVSWPHGRAVHYAHMSQTWADFLAGNHPVQERGAKMDVRVDDGSAEWADLYARAKLGPVHDRL; translated from the coding sequence ATGGCAGCCCTGAAGATCACCGAGGTCGAACGGATCGTTGTCAACGTCCCGTTTACACCGCGCGCCCACGAGTGGAACGCCCTGCTGGTGTGGAACTGGAGTGTGGTCGAGGTCATCCGTGTCCACACCGACGCCGGCATCACCGGCTGGGGCGAGACACTTCCCCACTATGGCTGGGGAAACGTCACCGACGAGGCCGTCGCTCGGGTGAAGGGCGGCAACCCCGCCGACTTCCTCGCCGACGACTCACTCGGCCCGGGGTTGCAGATGGCGATCTACGACCTCGTCGGCAAGGCGAACGGTGTTCCCGCGTCGGCGCTGATCGGTCGGCGCGTTCGCGAGTGGTGCCCGATCGCCTGGTGGAACACCAAGATGCCTCCGGAGGTGCTCGCCGAGGAGGCCCGCGACGCGGTCGCGGCCGGCTACACGTTCCACAAGTTCAAGGTGCGGCCGTGGATCGACGTGTACGAGCAGGTCGCGCAGGTGAGTGCCGCGACGCCACCGGAGTACCGGCTCGACGTCGACTGGAACTCCATGCTGCTGTCCGTCGGCGAGGCGACACCGGTGCTCCGCGAGCTGGACACGATGGAGAAGATCGCGATCTACGAGACGCCGATCCCGCACCCGGACATCGAGGGCTACCGGCAGCTGCGGGAGAAGGTCGCGCGCCCGTTGGCCGTTCACGTCAAGGGGCATCCGCTCGTTCCGGTGTTGAAGAACGAGACCACCGACGGGTTCGTGATGGACGTCGGCGTCCAGGCGATGATCAGGTACAACGCGATCAGCGCCGAGTTCGGCAAGAACTACTGGATCCAGCTCGTCGGCACCGGCATCACCACGGCGATGGTCGCGCAGCTCGGCTCGGTGATGAGCCACGCGCGCTGGCCCGCGGTGACCGTGATGAACAACTACTCCGATGATCTTCTTGTTGACCCGTTGACGATTCGCGACGGGTACGTGAAGGCGCCGGACGCTCCGGGGCTCGGTGTCGAGGTCGACGAGGAGGCGCTGGAGCGCTTGCGGATGGAGCCGCCGTACGAGCTCCCCGGCCGCCGGCACCTCCTCACCGTCTCGTGGCCGCACGGGCGGGCGGTGCACTACGCGCACATGTCGCAGACCTGGGCGGACTTCCTCGCCGGGAACCACCCCGTGCAGGAACGCGGCGCGAAGATGGACGTCCGCGTCGACGACGGCTCGGCGGAGTGGGCCGACCTGTACGCGCGCGCCAAGCTCGGCCCCGTGCACGACCGTCTCTAG
- a CDS encoding pentapeptide repeat-containing protein — MAEREEYADETFDDEDWYARELGDALFVRCSFTEVDLTEARSKGATFEECEFSRCKFNAAEFSATAFVGCTFRRTSFFGVTLDGCKVSGSTFVECVLRPITVRGGQWVGAVMRGADLAKQTFADVKLSDADLSEANLSEATLRGCDLSFATLRGTDLRKADLRGCTLSAVDLRSAILGETKLDLAGAVALAESLGAVVDVE; from the coding sequence GTGGCTGAGCGCGAGGAGTACGCGGACGAGACGTTCGACGACGAGGACTGGTACGCCCGGGAGCTCGGCGACGCGTTGTTCGTCCGCTGCTCGTTCACCGAGGTCGACCTGACCGAGGCGCGGAGCAAGGGCGCGACGTTCGAGGAGTGCGAGTTCTCCCGCTGCAAGTTCAACGCGGCGGAGTTCTCGGCGACGGCGTTCGTGGGCTGTACGTTCCGGCGCACGTCGTTCTTCGGCGTGACGCTGGACGGCTGCAAGGTGTCGGGGAGCACGTTCGTCGAGTGCGTGCTCCGCCCGATCACCGTGCGCGGCGGGCAGTGGGTCGGCGCGGTCATGCGCGGGGCCGACCTGGCGAAGCAGACGTTCGCGGACGTGAAGCTCAGCGACGCGGACCTGTCGGAGGCGAACCTGTCCGAGGCCACGCTGCGCGGCTGCGACCTGTCGTTCGCGACGCTGCGGGGAACGGACCTCCGCAAAGCCGACCTTCGCGGCTGCACTCTCAGCGCGGTCGATCTTCGCAGCGCGATTCTGGGAGAAACGAAACTCGACCTTGCCGGCGCCGTCGCATTGGCGGAATCGCTCGGCGCGGTCGTCGACGTGGAATAG
- a CDS encoding aldehyde dehydrogenase family protein, with protein MPTPTVTSVVAGQPVSGGRTTTSTNPSRLAEVVATVELGSSDTFVDACRAARAAQRAWADVPAPVRGQVVAAIGRLVEENAEALAQLVTREIGKPLAEARGEVQEIADTCAFFLGEGRRLYGQTVPSEMPDKQLFTFRNPVGVAAIITAGNFPVAVPSWYLVPALLCGNAVVWKPAEYAAASANALYELFAHAGLPAGVLNLVQADGANTFAGLETALTQGLVDKVGFTGSTEVGAKIGELCGRFLQAPCLELGGKNPMVVTENASLDLAVEGALFSGFGTAGQRCTSLGTVIVHESVHAEFVRRYADAVSHAVIGDPTQDVLYGPMLDERFAHRYEKFLDWVRPHHTVLGSSAVGRIGTDAPREGFVGDPGEGLFYHPVVLDGVRPDDEVFGEETFGPLVGITTYTQLDEAIELANAPGYGLSAAIYTTDPQEVFTFRRGIGAGMVSVNNSTSGAEAHLPFGGNGRSGNGSRQSGQWVLDQFTRWQAVNWDYSGRLQKAQMDTATLTGDPSFRL; from the coding sequence GTGCCCACCCCCACCGTGACCTCCGTCGTCGCAGGTCAGCCCGTGTCCGGCGGCCGTACGACAACGTCGACCAACCCTTCCCGGCTGGCTGAGGTCGTCGCGACCGTCGAGCTCGGCTCGTCCGACACGTTCGTCGACGCCTGCCGGGCCGCCCGTGCCGCGCAACGCGCCTGGGCGGACGTGCCCGCTCCCGTCCGCGGCCAGGTCGTCGCGGCGATCGGACGCCTGGTCGAGGAGAACGCGGAGGCGCTGGCGCAGCTGGTCACCCGCGAGATCGGCAAGCCGCTGGCCGAGGCGCGCGGTGAGGTGCAGGAGATCGCGGACACGTGCGCGTTCTTCCTCGGCGAGGGCCGGCGGTTGTACGGGCAGACGGTGCCGTCGGAGATGCCGGACAAGCAGCTGTTCACGTTCCGCAACCCGGTCGGCGTCGCGGCGATCATCACCGCCGGCAACTTCCCGGTCGCGGTCCCGTCCTGGTACCTCGTGCCCGCGCTGCTCTGCGGCAACGCGGTGGTGTGGAAGCCGGCCGAGTACGCGGCGGCTTCGGCGAACGCCTTGTACGAGCTCTTCGCCCACGCCGGCCTGCCGGCGGGTGTGCTCAACCTCGTGCAGGCCGACGGCGCGAACACGTTCGCCGGGCTCGAGACAGCGCTCACGCAAGGCCTGGTGGACAAGGTCGGCTTCACCGGCTCGACCGAGGTCGGGGCGAAGATCGGCGAGCTGTGCGGACGCTTCCTGCAGGCGCCATGCCTCGAGCTCGGCGGCAAGAACCCGATGGTGGTCACCGAGAACGCTTCACTGGACCTGGCGGTCGAAGGCGCGTTGTTCTCCGGGTTCGGGACGGCGGGCCAGCGCTGCACGTCGCTCGGCACCGTGATCGTGCACGAGTCCGTGCACGCCGAGTTCGTCCGACGCTACGCCGACGCCGTTTCGCACGCTGTCATTGGAGATCCGACGCAGGACGTGCTGTACGGTCCGATGCTGGACGAGCGTTTCGCCCACCGGTACGAGAAGTTCCTCGACTGGGTTCGCCCGCATCACACCGTGCTCGGGTCGAGCGCGGTGGGTCGGATCGGTACCGATGCGCCGCGCGAGGGGTTCGTGGGCGACCCGGGCGAGGGGCTGTTCTACCACCCGGTGGTGCTGGACGGCGTGCGCCCGGACGACGAGGTGTTCGGCGAGGAGACGTTCGGTCCGCTCGTCGGCATCACGACGTACACCCAACTGGACGAGGCGATCGAGCTGGCGAACGCTCCCGGCTACGGGTTGTCGGCGGCGATCTACACGACGGATCCGCAAGAGGTGTTCACGTTCCGGCGCGGCATCGGCGCGGGGATGGTCAGCGTGAACAACTCCACCAGCGGCGCCGAGGCGCATCTGCCGTTCGGTGGGAACGGCCGATCCGGCAACGGCAGCAGGCAGTCCGGGCAGTGGGTGCTGGACCAGTTCACCCGTTGGCAGGCGGTGAACTGGGACTACTCAGGCCGGCTGCAGAAGGCGCAAATGGACACGGCGACGCTGACCGGCGACCCCTCATTCCGCCTCTGA